In a single window of the Nicotiana tomentosiformis chromosome 8, ASM39032v3, whole genome shotgun sequence genome:
- the LOC104084980 gene encoding uncharacterized protein, which yields MSSVTHESAEMSNGMKNQENHKQQLSRDVMLGELWTDGLLCAFEFVRGQLKTNESRSTFKNHSARRYAARETKKPPLSKCRVSYSSPQDVDKDQFIEPYCTESGYVDIENPHGQGYQQDYPYNPRERSSGSYWIPIGWARISELLQTVHIDTDWASQPVELTDEEDDVTVADVAAPYWERPVGPTWWCHVAAGHPFVNAWLNNAQWLHPAISIALRDESKLISERMKHLLYEVPVRVAGGLLFELLGQSVGDPFVEEDDIPVVLRSWQAHNFLLTALHVKGSATNINVLGIAEVQELLAAGSCNVPRTIHEVVALLTCRLARWDDRLFRKYIFGAADEAELKFMNRRTHEDMHLFRIILNQEIRRLSTQVIRVKWSLHAREEIVVELLQHLRGNAARSLLQGILKSTRQMIEEQEAVRGRLFTIQDVMQSTVRAWLQDQSLRVQHNLGVFGGCGLVLSIITGLFGINVDGIPGNGGSPYAFAFFSLSLVLLGAVLIAIGLIYLGLKKPVIEEQVEVRRLELQELVKMFQHEAESHAQVRKDASEAKMPAGAAGILSDGDKYVLIS from the exons ATGAGTAGTGTTACTCATGAGAGTGCAGAAATGAGCAATGGCATGAAGAACCAAGAGAATCATAAACAGCAACTGTCCAGAGATGTTATGCTGGGAGAGTTATGGACAGATGGACTGCTTTGTGCCTTTGAATTTGTCCGTGGCCAACTGaagacaaatgaatcaagatccACTTTTAAAAATCACTCCGCACGACGTTATGCTGCCAGGGAAACTAAAAAGCCACCACTATCTAAATGTCGAGTGAGTTATTCCTCACCCCAAGATGTCGACAAGGATCAGTTTATAGAACCTTATTGTACAGAGTCTGGATATGTTGACATCGAGAACCCACATGGCCAAGGTTATCAACAAGATTATCCTTATAATCCCCGAGAAAGGTCTTCTGGTAGTTACTGGATACCAATAGGCTGGGCTAGAATATCTGAGCTGCTTCAAACAGTGCATATTGATACAGATTGGGCCTCTCAGCCTGTTGAGCTTACTGATGAGGAAGATGATGTCACTGTAGCAGATGTTGCAGCTCCATACTGGGAACGCCCAGTTGGACCAACTTGGTGGTGTCATGTAGCTGCTGGTCACCCTTTCGTCAACGCATGGTTGAACAATGCTCAGTGGCTACATCCTGCCATAAGTATTGCCTTGCGAGATGAAAGTAAGCTGATTAGTGAACGTATGAAGCACCTTCTCTATGAG GTGCCAGTTAGAGTGGCTGGTGGACTACTATTTGAGCTCTTGGGGCAGTCAGTTGGTGATCCTTTTGTTGAAGAAGATGATATACCAGTTGTTTTACGATCGTGGCAAGCACACAATTTCTTGTTAACTGCATTGCATGTTAAAGGATCTGCAACAAATATCAACGTGTTAGGTATTGCAGAAGTTCAG GAGCTACTCGCGGCGGGGTCTTGTAATGTCCCACGAACAATTCATGAGGTTGTAGCACTCCTAACTTGTCGCTTGGCCCGGTGGGATGACAG GTTATTTCGGAAGTATATTTTTGGGGCAGCTGATGAAGCTGAACTAAAGTTCATGAACAG GAGAACACATGAAGATATGCACTTGTTCCGTATAATTTTGAATCAAGAAATTAGAAGGCTTTCAACACAG GTTATACGAGTAAAATGGTCTTTACATGCAAGAGAGGAGATTGTAGTCGAGCTTCTCCAACATCTGAGGGGAAATGCTGCAAGGAGTTTGCTTCAAGGAATACTAAAAAGTACAAGACAAATGATTGAAGAGCAAGAAGCGGTTCGCGGTCGCTTATTTACAATTCAGGATGTCATGCAGAGTACCGTCCGTGCATGGTTACAG GATCAGAGCCTTCGTGTCCAACATAATCTAGGTGTATTTGGAGGCTGTGGACTTGTTCTTTCTATTATCACCGGGCTCTTTGGGATAAATGTGGATGGAATTCCTGGAAATGGGGGTTCCCCATATGCATTTGCCTTCTTCTCGCTCTCTCTCGTCTTGCTAGGAGCTGTGTTGATTGCTATTGGATTGATCTATCTTGGATTGAAAAAACCAGTCATCGAGGAGCAGGTCGAGGTTAGAAGACTAGAGTTGCAAGAACTCGTCAAGATGTTCCAGCACGAAGCTGAATCGCATGCTCAGGTTCGAAAGGATGCTTCAGAAGCTAAGATGCCAGCCGGTGCTGCAGGCATATTATCAGATGGAGACAAATATGTCTTAATTAGTTGA
- the LOC104084981 gene encoding PHD finger protein At1g33420 → MVVMNGRPMKRLKRRVTADLNDFLTFPDVGNIAGGSSEPFRTTVKAFLSKHALLPPPSSLFPHLLTWQILFRVGDLTNDVGDDDSSPAVVCLDVIEEDVARSRSVYCDQCRVVGWSSNPVCAKRFHFIIKRDGNSIGGYNKPCAGCGEALHLSESRCKSCNHVMTTEDVEDWMYHQLEDNSHLLHAVIHSNGYGHLLRVNGREGGSRLLSGNNIMNFWDRLCKVIGARKISVMDVSKKYGLELRLLHSLTKGHPWYSEWGYQFGAGSFGLTQNAYKQAVENLSSLPLTIFLSQGRKPRTRLQDLISFYQSLSEGELVNIRDLFVFLTSSIRDARKSALGAGDNATCKKRKLCDSKSKVLCAWTSNDVLRVEEAMFRVLRAVSGSNWVSWRALRGAVCKAGPPELLDCCLKELNGKQAADGMVVNARCVNGSGAMEYKLERGNPMVNVNTNENRLPCAPNFPSEEHLRRDLKYLYECMLNPQTMLNHIPLTKREVAVRSARIVLDCKQFMKEYQPERFLPIPKSDAIQLLCEVDIMEQSDVHSRNPPPELMILPSDATISDLKAEATRTFQDVYLMFRRFQADELVGYSGLKEATQVKLLLGSAEFVTVRGKFLGKNALSRYRMERGVERWTVDCFCGAKDDDGERMLACDVCGVWQHTRCAGIPDLDAVPARFICLRCRCVSQTTNTSGNCKDESVAGGARGGLGKSLTNAV, encoded by the coding sequence ATGGTGGTAATGAATGGAAGGCCTATGAAGCGGTTGAAGAGGAGAGTCACGGCGGACCTCAACGACTTTCTCACGTTCCCTGACGTCGGAAATATCGCCGGTGGTAGTAGCGAACCGTTTAGGACGACGGTAAAGGCTTTTTTGTCGAAGCACGCGCTCTTACCGCCGCCTTCTTCGCTGTTTCCTCACCTGCTGACGTGGCAGATCCTCTTCCGCGTCGGCGACCTCACCAACGACGTCGGCGACGACGACTCTTCTCCGGCAGTCGTCTGCCTCGATGTAATCGAAGAAGACGTCGCCAGATCTAGATCCGTTTATTGCGACCAGTGCCGAGTCGTTGGTTGGAGCAGTAATCCGGTTTGTGCAAAGCGTTTTCACTTTATTATTAAGCGAGACGGAAATTCAATCGGCGGTTATAACAAGCCGTGTGCCGGCTGTGGTGAAGCCCTTCACTTATCTGAGTCTAGGTGCAAATCATGTAATCATGTTATGACTACAGAAGATGTTGAAGATTGGATGTACCATCAGTTGGAAGATAACAGTCATCTTCTGCATGCTGTGATCCATTCCAATGGCTATGGGCATCTTCTCAGGGTAAACGGCAGAGAAGGTGGCTCCAGGTTGCTTTCTGGTAACAATATAATGAATTTCTGGGATCGACTTTGTAAAGTTATTGGAGCTAGAAAAATCAGTGTGATGGATGTGTCGAAGAAGTATGGTTTGGAGTTACGTCTACTACATTCCCTTACAAAAGGTCATCCATGGTATAGTGAATGGGGTTATCAGTTTGGTGCTGGTAGTTTTGGTTtgactcaaaatgcttataaacaAGCTGTAGAGAACCTTTCTTCTCTGCCCTTGACCATATTTTTATCTCAAGGAAGGAAACCTCGAACGCGTTTGCAGGATTTGATTTCGTTTTATCAGTCATTGTCGGAAGGTGAACTTGTAAATATTAGAGACCTGTTTGTTTTCTTGACTAGTTCCATTCGTGATGCCCGCAAATCTGCATTGGGGGCTGGTGATAATGCCACTTGTAAGAAGCGCAAACTTTGCGACTCCAAGTCCAAGGTCTTATGTGCTTGGACCAGTAATGATGTTTTACGTGTTGAAGAAGCAATGTTCAGAGTACTACGAGCTGTCTCTGGGTCTAATTGGGTCAGCTGGCGTGCTCTTAGAGGTGCGGTCTGTAAAGCTGGACCTCCGGAACTACTTGATTGTTGCTTAAAGGAGCTCAATGGGAAGCAGGCAGCCGATGGGATGGTTGTCAACGCCCGCTGTGTTAATGGTTCTGGTGCTATGGAGTATAAACTTGAGCGTGGCAACCCAATGGTTAATGTGAATACAAATGAGAACAGATTGCCTTGCGCTCCAAACTTCCCATCTGAGGAACATCTGCGTCGAGATTTGAAGTACTTGTATGAGTGCATGCTAAACCCGCAGACAATGTTAAATCATATTCCTTTAACCAAAAGGGAAGTTGCAGTTCGCTCGGCTAGAATTGTTCTTGATTGCAAGCAATTTATGAAAGAATATCAACCTGAGAGATTCTTGCCTATCCCAAAATCAGATGCTATCCAGCTGTTATGTGAGGTGGACATTATGGAACAATCTGATGTGCATTCCAGAAACCCTCCTCCAGAATTGATGATTCTGCCCTCGGATGCTACTATTTCTGACTTGAAAGCGGAGGCAACGAGGACATTTCAAGATGTATACTTGATGTTTAGAAGATTCCAAGCTGATGAGTTAGTTGGGTACAGCGGGCTGAAAGAAGCCACTCAGGTCAAACTCCTTTTAGGATCTGCTGAGTTTGTAACAGTCCGGGGAAAATTCCTTGGGAAAAATGCACTGAGCAGGTATAGAATGGAAAGGGGAGTCGAGAGATGGACAGTAGATTGCTTCTGTGGAGCAAAGGATGATGATGGGGAGAGGATGTTGGCTTGTGATGTCTGCGGTGTTTGGCAGCATACCAGATGTGCGGGCATACCCGACCTGGATGCTGTTCCTGCGAGGTTCATTTGCCTCAGGTGCAGGTGTGTTAGTCAGACGACAAATACAAGCGGGAATTGCAAGGATGAATCAGTTGCTGGGGGCGCTCGTGGTGGTTTAGGAAAGAGCTTGACTAATGCTGTCTGA
- the LOC104084982 gene encoding uncharacterized protein: protein MQAMEKSKSRIELLDELAAKLNEAISMREKQLIGNVAFDLDIAIDDAPSPVRIVSPKDENTDENENFDQETLTLDDSQELQAPNDGNANITTDYELKNLEASTSGNMSKEADKIDSLKGVSSYEEFLEHIDQQLRDIEVELVTFFRFSSLILESKEKLENSKVQQALDVLEGVHQLRGRIASIVQKKADLH, encoded by the exons ATGCAAGCGATGGAGAAGTCAAAGAGTCGCATTGAATTGCTTGATGAACTTGCAGCGAAGCTTAATGAG GCAATATCTATGAGGGAGAAGCAGTTAATCGGAAATGTTGCTTTTGACCTTGATATTGCTATAGATGATGCTCCAAGTCCTGTTCGAATAGTATCTCCAAAGGATGAAAATACAGATGAAAATGAAAACTTTGACCAGGAAACTTTAACATTAGATGATAGCCAAGAATTGCAAGCTCCAAATGATGGTAATGCAAACATTACAACTGATTATGAATTGAAAAATCTTGAGGCATCAACAAGTGGGAACATGTCCAAGGAAGCTGACAAGATCGATAGTTTAAAGGGGGTATCTTCGTATGAGGAGTTTTTGGAACATATAGACCAACAACTAAGAGATATTGAAGTAGAACTTGTCACCTTTTTTAGATTTTCATCCTTAATACTCGAAAGCAAAGAGAAACTAGAAAACTCAAAGGTACAGCAAGCACTGGACGTTCTCGAGGGTGTTCATCAGCTTAGAGGGAG AATTGCAAGCATAGTGCAGAAAAAAGCAGATTTACATTGA